Below is a window of Mycolicibacterium rhodesiae NBB3 DNA.
CTGCAGGAAGTCCGATAGCGAATCCGCGGCGTTCTGGGCCGCACTGGCATCCGCCGCACTCAACAGTGCCGCGGACTGCTGCGCATCTGCCGCTGCCGAACCGGCCTCTCCGACACCAGGCGTCAACAGGAACGGCGCGGGAGGTGTGGTCGGCGTCGCGGCCAGCGCGGCACCCGAAACCGCCTGATACACACTCATCGTGGTGGCAGCCTGAATCCACATCCGCACATAGTCGGCCTCGTTCAGTGCGATCGGGATGGTGTTGATGCCGAGAAAGTTGGTGCCGACGAGGACCGCATGCGTCGCATGGTTGAGTGCCAGCTGCGGCAAGGTCGGCATCGTGGCGAGCGCCGTGGAGTACGCCGCGGCGGCGGTGGTGTGCTGCACAGAGGTCGCGGCACTATTCGCGCTCGCCTGCGCGAGCCACGCCAGGTAGGGGGTGTGTGCCGTCACGTACTGCTCGGCACTCGGGCCCTCCCAGGCCCCGGCCTGTACCGCACCGAGTACGCCGGTCAACTCGGCTGCGGCGGTGGCATATTCGGCCGAAAGCGCCTGCCATGCCCCCGCTGCCGCCAGCAGCGGACCTGGTCCCGGGCCACTGCTGAGCATCGCCGAATGAACCTCCGGGGCGAGGGCCATCCAGATGGGGGCGGTCATGATCAGCTACCGGCGATCAGGTACGACGCGGCGGCGGTCGCATCGCCGGTCGCATAGCTGGTACCGGATTCACCCACTCCGATGCCCGAGCGTCCGAGTTCCTCGACGCCGATCGCGGCCATCGTATTGTGCTGCATGCCATGCGCACTCAGGCCGGCGGCGGTCTGCAAGGAGACCGGGTCCACTGCGGGCGGCGCGACGGCACTGACGACGGGTGCGGCAGCGGCGTGGGCGGCGGCCAGTCGAGCGGTGAGCCCCTCGACGGCGGTGCTCGCCGCGACGAGGCCTTCGGGGACTACGCGCAGAGTCATCAGTTGAACTCCCTTCCTCTGTTGTCTGCGTTGCCTGCACTGCCGGACACCGCGTCTGCGAGCGGATTGACGAGTTGCACGAAGGTCGGGGCGTCGCCGTCGTCGAGCAGCATCGCCCGTCCGGCCGGCAGTCGACGGAAGCGGTGCCCCCTGATCTTGCCGCTGTCCTGGGGATTGCCCGACAGCATGAGAATGGCGGCCTGCAACTCGTTGAGGCGGCGCAGCAACGGAGCCGTCATCAGGGCGTGGGCCGAACCGGTCGCCCGCGCCGTGACGATGACACGAAGGCCGAGTTCACTTGCCTGCGAGAGCAACCCGATGATGCCCGTCCAGGGCCGTTGGCCGACGAACGGTCCGCTGACGGCAGGAGCATCGGGAATCTGGTCGACGTCGTCGATGATCAGGTAGTGGGTGTGGCCGTTTCCGTTCTGCCGGTATGTCCACCCGGTGAGTTCCTGTGGGGTCAGACCGGCCGGCGGGCGGCGCTGCTCCAGCAGTGCCGACAACCCCAGCATCGCTGGTGTGATCCGATCGATGTTCGGGGTGTATTCGTTGTCGGGGAACAGCGGCTCGTCGACGAGGTGTAGGCGGCGGTCGATCACCGTGAACGCCACGCCGTCCGGCGTCGAGTTCTCGCGAATCGTCCGGATCACATGGCGCAGCAGTGTCGTCTTGCCGGACTTGGCGTCGCCGAAGACCACCAGTAGTGGGTTGTCGGCGAAGCTCAGCGACACCGTAGCGAGATCCTGCTCGCGCTGGCCCACGACCACGCGCTCCGGCGCCCGGTACAGCGGCGCCACCGCGGACGGATCCAGTTGGTGCGGCAGCAGCCGTACCGGCGGTGCCGAGACACCCGGATAGCGCGCGTTGATGACTCCGATGTCGCGTAGCGGCGGCTCCGCGAACAGGAAGTGCTCGGCGGCCATCGTCAAGCCGCGGCCCGGTTGATCGGCGGGCACGGCCTCGGCGGGCCGCCGCAGCGCGCCGGTCACCCGCACATTGCTGTCGCGTGGATCGGCCAGCTTGAGCTCGAGCCGCAGCCCCAACCCATCGCGCATGGCCAACGGCACCTCGAGCCAGTTCGGCGTGGTGATGACCACGTGGATGCCGTAGGCCATCCCGACGTTGACGAGCTCGGTGACCCTGGGCAGCAGCGGGTTCCGCGTGTTGAATGTGTCGGTGTTGTCGCGGCTGAACGCGTACAGGTTGTCGATGACTAGAAAGACCTCGCCGTACTCGTCGCGTTCGCGGCCGCCGTTGCCGGAGTGGCCCATAGCCTGCCGGGCCCTCAGCAACTGCTCGAGCTCACCGAAGGTGCGACGGATGCGTTCCGGTTCGAGCGGCGAGGCGACGCTGCCGACGTGCGCGAGATTCTCGAGCGCGCGCAGCTGTCCGCCGCCGTAGTCCAGGCAGTAGAAGGTGATATCGCGAGGTGAGTGCAGGGCGGCCGCCGACAGGATGAACGTCTGCAGCGCCGCTGTCTTACCCGACTTTGGTCCGCCGTGGATGAGCAGGTTCGCGGCAGCCGATGTCGCGTCGAAGATGAGCGGATCGCGTCGCATCGCGAACGGTCTGTCGATCTCGCCGAGCGGCCAGCGCCGTTGACGCGCGGAC
It encodes the following:
- a CDS encoding PE family protein, coding for MTLRVVPEGLVAASTAVEGLTARLAAAHAAAAPVVSAVAPPAVDPVSLQTAAGLSAHGMQHNTMAAIGVEELGRSGIGVGESGTSYATGDATAAASYLIAGS